A portion of the Ricinus communis isolate WT05 ecotype wild-type chromosome 10, ASM1957865v1, whole genome shotgun sequence genome contains these proteins:
- the LOC8288459 gene encoding sodium/hydrogen exchanger 2 (The RefSeq protein has 1 substitution compared to this genomic sequence), whose protein sequence is MESHIGLLMSRLNMLSTSDHASVVSMSLFVTLLCACIVIGHLLEENRWMNESITALVIGLGTGIVILLISGGKSSHLLVFSEDLFFIYLLPPIIFNAGFQVKKKQFFRNFITIMLFGAIGTLISCCVISIGAVQFFKKLDIGQLDIGDYLAIGAIFAATDSVCTLQVLNQDETPLLYSLVFGEGVVNDATSVVLFNAIQSFDLTNINPRIGWQFICNFFYLFLTSTMLGVLTGLLSAYIIKKLYFGRHSTDREFSLMMLMAYLSYMLAELFFLSGILTVFFCGIVMSHYTWHNVTESSRVTSKHAFATMSFVAEIFIFLYVGMDALDIEKWRFVSDSPGTSVAVSSILLALVMVGRAAFVFPLSFVSNFFKKSPTEKIGIKQQFVIWWAGLMRGAVSMALAYNKFTSLGHTHLRGNAIMITSTITVVLFSTVVFGLMTKPLIRLLLPHPKITSRSMSISSEPTTPKSVTVPLLGDNQDSLDDRGGNDVPRPSSIRALLTTPTHTVHYYWRKFDDSFMRPVFGGRGFVPFVPGSPTERSNHNQWQ, encoded by the exons ATGGAATCACATATAGGACTACTGATGTCGAGATTGAATATGCTATCGACTTCTGATCATGCCTCTGTGGTCTCTATGAGCTTATTTGTTACTCTCCTTTGTGCTTGTATTGTTATTGGTCATCTTCTTGAAGAGAATCGGTGGATGAATGAGTCCATTACAGCTCTTGTTATT GGTCTAGGTACTGGTATTGTTATTCTGCTTATTAGTGGTGGAAAAAGCTCGCATCTTTTAGTCTTCAGCGAGgatcttttctttatttatcttctACCGCCTATTATATTTAATGCTGG GTTTCAGGTGAAAAAGAAGCAATTCTTTCGTAACTTTATCACTATCATGCTATTTGGTGCTATTGGCACATTAATATCCTGTTGTGTCATATCTATAG GTGCTGTACAATTCTTTAAGAAGCTTGATATTGGACAGCTTGACATAGGGGATTATCTAG CAATTGGTGCCATATTTGCTGCAACAGATTCTGTTTGCACTCTGCAG GTGCTCAATCAAGATGAGACACCTTTACTCTATAGTCTGGTATTTGGAGAGGGTGTCGTAAATGATGCAACATCAGTGGTGCTTTTCAATGCAATCCAGAGCTTTGATCTCACTAATATCAATCCAAGGATTGGATGGCAGTTTATTTGcaacttcttttatttatttctcacAAGTACTATGCTGGGAGTTTTG ACTGGCCTACTAAGTGCTTATATCATCAAAAAGCTATATTTTGGCAG GCACTCTACAGATCGTGAATTTTCTCTCATGATGCTCATGGCATACCTATCATATATGTTGGCTGAA CTGTTCTTTTTAAGTGGCATTCTCACTGTATTTTTCTGTGGGATTGTGATGTCCCATTACACGTGGCACAATGTGACTGAGAGTTCAAGAGTCACTAGCAA GCACGCCTTTGCAACCATGTCATTTGTTGCTGAGATATTTATCTTCCTTTATGTTGGAATGGATGCCTTGGACATTGAGAAGTGGAGATTTGTGAGCGATAG TCCTGGAACATCAGTTGCAGTGAGTTCAATATTATTGGCTCTTGTTATGGTTGGAAGAGCAGCTTTTGTTTTCCCCTTATCTTTTGTATCCAACTTTTTTAAGAAATCACCTACTGAGAAAATTGGCATCAAGCAACAG TTTGTGATATGGTGGGCTGGTCTCATGAGAGGTGCAGTGTCAATGGCACTTGCTTATAATAAG TTTACAAGCTTAGGACATACCCATTTGAGAGGGAATGCAATAATGATTACCAGCACCATAACTGTTGTTCTTTTCAGTACTGTG GTGTTTGGTTTGATGACTAAACCTCTTATAAGATTATTGCTGCCGCATCCAAAAATCACATCAAGAAGCATGTCAATATCATCAGAGCCAACTACGCCGAAATCAGTTACAGTCCCACTACTTGGAGACAATCAGGATTCATTAGATGATCTTGGTGGCAATGATGTTCCTCGTCCAAGCAGCATACGGGCACTCCTGACAACTCCAACTCACACTGTTCATTACTATTGGCGTAAGTTTGATGACTCATTTATGCGTCCTGTGTTTGGTGGTCGGGGTTTTGTTCCCTTTGTTCCTGGCTCACCAACAGAACGGAGTAACCACAATCAATGgcagtga
- the LOC8288460 gene encoding FRIGIDA-like protein 2 isoform X1 produces the protein MDLNPISTSLDSSLTMPSSIDHKPQQPQQLNPQNLRKTFRNLKNYTSTLANFVLQWQDLEDHFLYIKTQLQHLEEATHKSNTQQSFPSPIKENGDTITKPSIQSQNENTESKIHNLETKAFQIEFLDSLNNEGTIEPPKNSSLPIDNGKSLLSYFNEHVKEHHVLRSAIFEAFKNMPNPGKLVLQALRFFYPCNSSKLELGVDLNVTRNSCVVFLEELNRVGCSMGNQERDAAIEMALEWKAKMKNSLELLGFLMLVAVFGIVEEFDKDETFKYFGNVVQREQAPVLFRAFGFADKAHDFIQKLIDKNKRLEAVPFIYEFELVGEFPPVPLLRAHAEYAEECYTKICNKGNNSLNALDNATGTQLAALRGILKLIQKYKLQTQYSQKIIRKRILQLKKHKSEKKPAKTSLDPVVQPQQQSGNKRTALHNGQLNQHHTSKRLQMVVPTSSSTVFDSINTTISSKPQSYYQEAGLHRNEDTEYFPLQSGNATSPINVTSASFNTFLTSYPIAGQGAQHLSPSPGYNFLESSTFTVHNNSTGHFHTVGSALRTLPISSIGGQYGSGSCIPVSAHHFASTVGPYSSIPSTSFGPHMDLLDLIHHTNITNGDPGQLGSARFPSSDWHSR, from the exons ATGGATTTGAATCCGATCTCGACCTCCCTTGATTCTTCCCTTACAATGCCCTCTTCAATAGACCATAAACCTCAACAACCACAACAATTGAACCCTCAAAATCTTCGTAAAACCTTCAGAAACCTCAAAAATTACACTTCCACACTTGCCAATTTCGTTCTCCAATGGCAAGACCTCGAAGATCACTTCCTCTATATCAAAACCCAACTCCAACACCTTGAAGAAGCCACCCACAAATCCAACACCCAACAATCTTTTCCATCcccaataaaagaaaatggagataCCATAACTAAACCCTCTATCCAATCTCAAAACGAAAACACAGAAAGTAAAATCCATAATCTCGAAACAAAAGCCTTCCAAATTGAATTCCTAGATAGTTTAAATAATGAAGGCACTATTGAACCCCCAAAGAATTCATCTTTGCCCATAGATAACGGTAAGTCATTGTTATCGTACTTCAATGAGCATGTAAAAGAGCATCATGTGTTGAGAAGTGCTATATTTGaagcttttaaaaatatgCCCAATCCTGGGAAATTAGTACTCCAAGCACTGAGATTCTTCTATCCATGTAATTCAAGTAAACTTGAGCTGGGTGTTGATTTGAATGTTACAAGAAACAGCTGTGTGGTTTTTCTTGAGGAATTGAATAGAGTGGGGTGTTCGATGGGAAACCAAGAGAGAGATGCGGCAATCGAAATGGCGTTGGAGTGGAAAGCGAAGATGAAGAATTCTTTGGAGCTTTTGGGGTTTTTGATGCTTGTGGCTGTTTTTGGAATAGTGGAGGAGTTTGATAAAGATGAGACGTTTAAGTATTTTGGCAATGTTGTGCAGCGTGAGCAGGCGCCTGTTTTGTTTCGTGCTTTTGGCTTTGCAGATAAGGCTCATG ATTTTATCCAGAAACTTATTGACAAAAACAAGAGACTTGAGGCTGTTCCTTTCATATATGAGTTTGAACTGGTTGGTGAATTCCCTCCAGTGCCCCTGCTTAGAGCACATGCAGAGTATGCTGAGGAGTGCTATACAAAGATATGCAACAAGGGAAATAACTCTCTAAACGCTCTG GATAATGCTACAGGAACACAGCTAGCTGCTTTGAGAggtatactaaaattaatccaaAAATACAAGCTTCAAACACAGTACTCCCAGAAGATCATCAGAAAACGCATCCTGCAGCTTAAAAAGCATAAAAGTGAGAAAAAGCCTGCTAAAACTTCCCTTGACCCTGTGGTTCAGCCACAGCAGCAGAGTGGAAATAAGCGTACTGCTCTGCACAATGGTCAATTAAACCAGCACCATACATCTAAACGACTCCAGATGGTGGTACCAACATCTAGCTCTACTGTTTTCGATTCCATCAATACCACAATAAGCTCAAAACCACAATCTTACTATCAGGAGGCAGGCTTGCACAGAAATGAAGACACAGAATACTTTCCCTTACAATCTGGAAATGCAACATCTCCAATCAATGTCACAAGTGCTTCTTTCAATACTTTTTTGACCAGTTACCCGATAGCAGGTCAAGGTGCACAGCATTTGAGCCCATCTCCTGGCTACAATTTTCTTGAGTCCTCCACATTTACTGTGCATAATAACTCGACAGGTCATTTCCATACAGTGGGTTCTGCTCTCCGCACACTGCCAATAAGTTCAATTGGTGGACAGTATGGATCTGGTAGCTGCATTCCTGTTAGTGCCCATCACTTCGCTTCAACAGTTGGACCATATAGTTCAATACCCTCAACGTCTTTCGGACCACATATGGACCTATTAGATTTAATACATCATACAAATATTACAAATGGGGACCCTGGACAACTCGGATCGGCTAGATTTCCCTCCAGTGATTGGCATAGCCGCTAA
- the LOC8288460 gene encoding FRIGIDA-like protein 2 isoform X2 translates to MDLNPISTSLDSSLTMPSSIDHKPQQPQQLNPQNLRKTFRNLKNYTSTLANFVLQWQDLEDHFLYIKTQLQHLEEATHKSNTQQSFPSPIKENGDTITKPSIQSQNENTESKIHNLETKAFQIEFLDSLNNEGTIEPPKNSSLPIDNGKSLLSYFNEHVKEHHVLRSAIFEAFKNMPNPGKLVLQALRFFYPCNSSKLELGVDLNVTRNSCVVFLEELNRVGCSMGNQERDAAIEMALEWKAKMKNSLELLGFLMLVAVFGIVEEFDKDETFKYFGNVVQREQAPVLFRAFGFADKAHDFIQKLIDKNKRLEAVPFIYEFELVGEFPPVPLLRAHAEYAEECYTKICNKGNNSLNALDNATGTQLAALRGILKLIQKYKLQTQYSQKIIRKRILQLKKHKSEKKPAKTSLDPVVQPQQQSGNKRTALHNGQLNQHHTSKRLQMVVPTSSSTVFDSINTTISSKPQSYYQEAGLHRNEDTEYFPLQSGNATSPINVTSASFNTFLTSYPIAGQGHFHTVGSALRTLPISSIGGQYGSGSCIPVSAHHFASTVGPYSSIPSTSFGPHMDLLDLIHHTNITNGDPGQLGSARFPSSDWHSR, encoded by the exons ATGGATTTGAATCCGATCTCGACCTCCCTTGATTCTTCCCTTACAATGCCCTCTTCAATAGACCATAAACCTCAACAACCACAACAATTGAACCCTCAAAATCTTCGTAAAACCTTCAGAAACCTCAAAAATTACACTTCCACACTTGCCAATTTCGTTCTCCAATGGCAAGACCTCGAAGATCACTTCCTCTATATCAAAACCCAACTCCAACACCTTGAAGAAGCCACCCACAAATCCAACACCCAACAATCTTTTCCATCcccaataaaagaaaatggagataCCATAACTAAACCCTCTATCCAATCTCAAAACGAAAACACAGAAAGTAAAATCCATAATCTCGAAACAAAAGCCTTCCAAATTGAATTCCTAGATAGTTTAAATAATGAAGGCACTATTGAACCCCCAAAGAATTCATCTTTGCCCATAGATAACGGTAAGTCATTGTTATCGTACTTCAATGAGCATGTAAAAGAGCATCATGTGTTGAGAAGTGCTATATTTGaagcttttaaaaatatgCCCAATCCTGGGAAATTAGTACTCCAAGCACTGAGATTCTTCTATCCATGTAATTCAAGTAAACTTGAGCTGGGTGTTGATTTGAATGTTACAAGAAACAGCTGTGTGGTTTTTCTTGAGGAATTGAATAGAGTGGGGTGTTCGATGGGAAACCAAGAGAGAGATGCGGCAATCGAAATGGCGTTGGAGTGGAAAGCGAAGATGAAGAATTCTTTGGAGCTTTTGGGGTTTTTGATGCTTGTGGCTGTTTTTGGAATAGTGGAGGAGTTTGATAAAGATGAGACGTTTAAGTATTTTGGCAATGTTGTGCAGCGTGAGCAGGCGCCTGTTTTGTTTCGTGCTTTTGGCTTTGCAGATAAGGCTCATG ATTTTATCCAGAAACTTATTGACAAAAACAAGAGACTTGAGGCTGTTCCTTTCATATATGAGTTTGAACTGGTTGGTGAATTCCCTCCAGTGCCCCTGCTTAGAGCACATGCAGAGTATGCTGAGGAGTGCTATACAAAGATATGCAACAAGGGAAATAACTCTCTAAACGCTCTG GATAATGCTACAGGAACACAGCTAGCTGCTTTGAGAggtatactaaaattaatccaaAAATACAAGCTTCAAACACAGTACTCCCAGAAGATCATCAGAAAACGCATCCTGCAGCTTAAAAAGCATAAAAGTGAGAAAAAGCCTGCTAAAACTTCCCTTGACCCTGTGGTTCAGCCACAGCAGCAGAGTGGAAATAAGCGTACTGCTCTGCACAATGGTCAATTAAACCAGCACCATACATCTAAACGACTCCAGATGGTGGTACCAACATCTAGCTCTACTGTTTTCGATTCCATCAATACCACAATAAGCTCAAAACCACAATCTTACTATCAGGAGGCAGGCTTGCACAGAAATGAAGACACAGAATACTTTCCCTTACAATCTGGAAATGCAACATCTCCAATCAATGTCACAAGTGCTTCTTTCAATACTTTTTTGACCAGTTACCCGATAGCAGGTCAAG GTCATTTCCATACAGTGGGTTCTGCTCTCCGCACACTGCCAATAAGTTCAATTGGTGGACAGTATGGATCTGGTAGCTGCATTCCTGTTAGTGCCCATCACTTCGCTTCAACAGTTGGACCATATAGTTCAATACCCTCAACGTCTTTCGGACCACATATGGACCTATTAGATTTAATACATCATACAAATATTACAAATGGGGACCCTGGACAACTCGGATCGGCTAGATTTCCCTCCAGTGATTGGCATAGCCGCTAA